A single region of the Syntrophotaleaceae bacterium genome encodes:
- a CDS encoding LD-carboxypeptidase translates to MGGPAIQDLETEIRHACRRPEALETVLAALQGEGLILYVLIDAIEEGCSPGELLQSAFLLLARYADRGLRIAMTVRDVAFDYLTRSPHVARVLESIRKHLSHFETEECGKRISRPYFLLPRVNEEELNTFLELYFSEYNICSGKISKNSKQILMNPLLLRMVCESYSGQHIPQNITAHKIFNEYIKVKLVNPITNKFDKESIRLLQRLVQLLFDKKITQIDEDLLYDDNYFGKFIRDNDLNSPFNRLLDQAILVRIVEDNDSPFSPISVRVNFDRLLEVLALDIFEKKGLHALLAEIGKKPVFGPLVGVLTLWLLKAGESLDTLPFSLVAENLFDDDVSRATLRALEEISFTDFPFVVRVVEILGDTASPAALECALKLTRLCSHSGRWQMSTEILRVIRKTKGSKSRDCKFIIQKIELVNANDLFKMGKNREALAVFHELIDSPDASIQAEALQGEILVYDSYDQTAYFEASEKCLALADEIGNPDLRAFALWSLGGYYEYKNQYEEALAFYQRILEMESLGEKGQVLGMRPYIDDLAPVYTWIGRALQGIPRRAAEAETFFRKALEMDQKAGRLYRISVGWNNLASFFFQVAGDTSSALQYSDKELSQELLFPNDPEWACSYYIRSCIMMMLGNWDEAGASAAKSVHISDGFRLAGEGHQNYLGYGYFSCFCVALGKGDTVGAKSMLDDLSSLDRDAETDPELDLMVKTADFALSCIEGRLPGRKCLDDLLEQYRAHNLVIPGCNHVGLVLLAIDRTKRSLGHPGFFETLYGVAMEIGNRFWMEFTSGRRFNLPDKACVTATTAQSGEKEVIMRSSMKSQGFIKPPGLRPGDRIAVIAPSSPVDTVQIRAGLEIMREKALEPVLGRNLRFVRSRGLYAAPLKDRIQECIEAFADPSISAIIVGTGGFGSSQLLPHLPYDRIRREPKILMGFSDVTALNAGLLTKAGLISFNGPSASIRQDTEGNARADGLALRDALDLLMCGKPWKERPFLRNKMLPRCVFPGCAEGPAIGGNLTTLACLMGTPFFPDPSGAILFLEDIHEGGYEMARTLNHLRLGGILDQISGVVLGEFAKAPDHVDPGDPSIEEVIFEFFSEGPPCVYGYNFSHGDTGAVLPVGGMVRLDAEACQVEFDSPILL, encoded by the coding sequence TTGGGCGGTCCGGCTATCCAGGATCTGGAAACGGAAATACGCCATGCCTGCAGGCGACCTGAAGCGCTTGAAACGGTCCTGGCTGCCCTGCAGGGAGAAGGCCTGATTTTATACGTTCTCATAGATGCCATTGAGGAAGGCTGTTCTCCGGGCGAGTTGCTGCAAAGCGCTTTTTTATTGCTGGCCCGCTACGCGGACAGGGGGCTGCGGATTGCAATGACGGTGAGGGATGTCGCCTTCGATTACCTGACACGGTCTCCGCACGTTGCAAGGGTTTTGGAGAGCATTCGCAAACACCTTTCGCATTTTGAAACAGAAGAATGTGGCAAAAGAATCTCCCGCCCTTATTTTCTTCTACCAAGAGTCAACGAGGAGGAACTCAATACATTTCTGGAGTTATATTTTTCAGAATATAACATTTGCTCAGGTAAGATCAGTAAAAATTCAAAACAAATTTTGATGAATCCACTATTGCTGCGAATGGTTTGCGAATCCTATTCAGGTCAGCATATTCCTCAAAATATAACTGCTCACAAAATTTTTAATGAATATATTAAGGTAAAGCTCGTCAATCCTATTACAAATAAATTCGATAAAGAATCGATAAGGCTGTTGCAGCGTCTTGTACAGCTTTTATTTGATAAAAAGATAACCCAAATTGACGAAGACTTACTGTACGACGATAATTATTTCGGGAAATTCATACGTGATAATGACTTGAATTCACCTTTTAACCGATTGCTTGACCAGGCAATACTTGTTCGGATTGTAGAAGATAATGATTCGCCCTTCTCACCAATCTCAGTCAGGGTTAATTTCGATCGCCTCCTTGAGGTTTTGGCGCTTGATATTTTTGAGAAGAAAGGATTGCATGCCCTTTTGGCGGAGATTGGGAAAAAACCTGTGTTCGGACCTTTGGTCGGAGTCCTGACGCTTTGGTTGCTAAAGGCTGGCGAGTCACTTGATACTCTTCCCTTTTCCCTGGTTGCCGAGAATCTATTCGATGACGACGTCAGCCGGGCGACCCTTCGGGCTCTTGAAGAAATTTCCTTCACTGATTTCCCTTTCGTTGTTCGTGTGGTTGAAATTTTGGGCGATACGGCAAGTCCTGCAGCACTGGAATGCGCGCTGAAATTGACAAGGTTATGCTCCCATTCCGGTCGCTGGCAGATGAGTACGGAAATTCTGAGAGTCATACGAAAAACCAAAGGGAGCAAGAGCAGGGATTGCAAATTCATCATTCAGAAGATCGAGCTTGTCAATGCAAACGACCTCTTCAAGATGGGGAAGAACCGAGAAGCTCTGGCCGTGTTCCATGAACTGATCGATAGTCCCGATGCCTCCATCCAGGCGGAAGCTCTTCAAGGGGAAATACTGGTCTATGATTCCTACGATCAAACAGCTTATTTCGAGGCTTCGGAAAAATGTCTGGCTCTGGCCGATGAGATCGGAAACCCGGATCTGAGGGCCTTTGCTTTATGGAGTCTCGGCGGCTACTACGAATACAAAAATCAATATGAGGAAGCGCTCGCCTTCTACCAGCGGATCCTCGAAATGGAGTCTTTAGGCGAGAAGGGACAAGTTCTTGGGATGCGGCCTTACATCGACGATCTGGCTCCGGTTTATACCTGGATCGGGAGGGCGCTTCAAGGAATTCCGCGAAGGGCTGCCGAGGCGGAAACTTTTTTCCGCAAAGCGCTCGAGATGGATCAAAAGGCCGGAAGGCTGTATAGAATCTCTGTCGGTTGGAACAACCTGGCCAGCTTTTTCTTTCAGGTCGCGGGGGACACCTCTTCTGCCCTTCAGTACTCGGACAAAGAGCTGTCGCAGGAACTTCTGTTTCCCAATGATCCGGAATGGGCCTGCTCTTACTATATCCGCAGCTGCATCATGATGATGCTCGGAAACTGGGATGAGGCGGGGGCCAGTGCCGCAAAATCGGTCCATATCAGCGATGGTTTTCGGTTGGCCGGGGAGGGGCATCAGAATTATCTGGGTTATGGATATTTTTCCTGCTTTTGTGTTGCACTGGGAAAGGGCGACACGGTTGGAGCAAAAAGCATGCTGGACGATCTGTCAAGTCTCGATAGAGATGCAGAAACCGATCCGGAGCTCGATTTAATGGTAAAAACCGCTGATTTCGCACTTTCCTGCATTGAAGGCAGACTCCCAGGCAGGAAATGCCTTGATGATCTTCTAGAGCAATATCGTGCGCATAATCTTGTTATTCCTGGGTGTAACCATGTGGGCCTGGTTCTGCTGGCAATCGATCGAACCAAAAGGTCCTTGGGTCATCCCGGCTTCTTCGAAACGCTATACGGGGTTGCCATGGAAATCGGCAACCGATTCTGGATGGAGTTCACCTCTGGGAGGCGTTTCAACCTGCCCGACAAAGCATGCGTGACTGCCACAACGGCACAATCTGGAGAAAAAGAGGTTATCATGAGGTCTTCAATGAAGAGCCAGGGATTTATCAAGCCTCCCGGGTTGAGACCGGGGGATCGTATTGCCGTCATCGCCCCTTCTTCCCCGGTCGATACCGTTCAGATTCGAGCAGGTCTGGAAATAATGCGAGAGAAGGCCCTGGAACCGGTTCTGGGAAGAAACTTGAGGTTCGTTCGATCGAGAGGACTTTACGCAGCACCGTTGAAGGATCGCATACAGGAATGCATCGAAGCCTTCGCCGACCCCTCCATTTCGGCAATCATTGTCGGTACCGGAGGATTCGGCAGTTCTCAATTGTTGCCCCACCTGCCCTACGACAGGATTCGAAGAGAACCCAAAATATTGATGGGGTTCAGTGACGTGACCGCCCTCAACGCCGGACTGTTGACCAAGGCCGGTTTGATCAGCTTCAACGGGCCCTCCGCCTCGATTCGGCAGGACACGGAAGGAAATGCGCGTGCCGACGGATTGGCCCTGAGAGATGCCCTCGACCTGTTGATGTGTGGCAAACCATGGAAGGAAAGGCCTTTTTTGAGGAACAAGATGCTACCGCGTTGTGTTTTTCCCGGATGTGCAGAAGGCCCGGCGATAGGCGGTAATCTCACCACTCTGGCGTGCCTGATGGGCACCCCTTTTTTCCCGGATCCCTCCGGCGCCATTCTTTTTCTCGAAGATATTCACGAGGGCGGGTACGAAATGGCCCGCACACTCAACCATCTTCGTCTGGGAGGCATACTGGATCAAATCAGCGGAGTGGTCCTTGGGGAATTCGCCAAGGCTCCCGACCATGTAGATCCGGGTGACCCTTCCATCGAGGAGGTCATCTTCGAATTCTTTTCGGAAGGGCCCCCCTGTGTTTACGGCTATAATTTCAGCCACGGAGACACCGGCGCCGTTCTTCCGGTCGGCGGGATGGTCCGGTTGGATGCCGAGGCCTGCCAGGTTGAATTCGATTCCCCAATACTGCTTTAA
- a CDS encoding ATP-grasp domain-containing protein: MLVGITYDLREDYLAEGYSEEETAEFDRIDTIDAIEDVLRNLGCETVRLGNIRSLTRRLAMGERWDLVFNIAEGLNGFGREAAVPALLEAYGIPYTFSDPLVNSLTLHKEMTKRVVRQLGFPTADFAVAQSSADLKMVDLPFPLFLKPVAEGTGKGITAASKVVDSESLQTVGERLLQLFKQPVLVETFLPGREVTVGIIGSGDRTEAIGVVEIILRDNAENEVYSYVNKERCELLVEYRPVNDELARSASTLAVEIWKKLGCRDAGRIDFRADADGIPNFLEVNPLAGLNPEHSDLPIICTAQEIPYATLIRRIMEEACLRAGLNAPWQAVRALRV; the protein is encoded by the coding sequence ATGCTGGTTGGTATCACTTACGATCTTCGCGAAGATTATCTGGCTGAGGGCTACAGCGAAGAGGAAACGGCAGAGTTCGATCGGATAGACACGATCGATGCCATCGAAGACGTGCTCAGGAATCTTGGCTGCGAGACCGTTCGTCTCGGCAACATAAGGAGCCTGACCAGGCGTTTGGCGATGGGTGAACGCTGGGATCTGGTCTTCAATATAGCCGAGGGGTTGAATGGCTTCGGCCGCGAAGCGGCTGTTCCGGCATTGCTGGAGGCCTATGGCATTCCTTATACCTTTTCGGATCCCCTGGTAAATTCCTTGACTCTGCACAAGGAGATGACCAAGCGGGTCGTCCGGCAATTGGGTTTCCCCACAGCTGATTTCGCTGTGGCTCAATCTTCGGCAGATCTGAAAATGGTCGATCTGCCTTTTCCTCTTTTTTTGAAACCTGTTGCCGAGGGGACAGGGAAGGGGATCACCGCCGCATCAAAGGTGGTGGATTCCGAAAGCTTGCAGACTGTGGGGGAGCGGCTCCTGCAGCTATTCAAGCAGCCGGTGCTGGTGGAAACCTTTTTGCCCGGACGGGAGGTCACCGTCGGTATCATAGGTAGCGGGGATCGCACCGAGGCGATCGGAGTGGTAGAGATCATTTTGCGGGATAATGCGGAAAACGAAGTCTACTCCTATGTCAACAAGGAACGATGCGAACTGCTGGTTGAATACCGTCCAGTGAACGATGAGCTGGCCAGGTCCGCGAGCACTCTTGCCGTCGAGATCTGGAAAAAGCTTGGTTGCAGAGACGCCGGCCGGATAGATTTCAGAGCCGATGCCGACGGCATACCGAATTTTCTGGAAGTCAACCCGCTTGCCGGTCTCAACCCGGAGCATTCGGACTTGCCCATTATCTGTACGGCTCAGGAAATCCCCTATGCCACCTTGATCCGCCGGATCATGGAGGAGGCCTGCCTTCGGGCCGGACTGAACGCCCCCTGGCAGGCGGTCCGGGCACTCAGGGTATGA